In one window of Bos taurus isolate L1 Dominette 01449 registration number 42190680 breed Hereford chromosome 15, ARS-UCD2.0, whole genome shotgun sequence DNA:
- the CWC15 gene encoding spliceosome-associated protein CWC15 homolog isoform X1: MTTAARPTFEPARGGRGKGEGDLSQLSKQYSSRDLPSHTKIKYRQTTQDAPEEVRNRDFRRELEERERAAAREKNRDRPTREHTTSSSVSKKPRLDQIPAANLDADDPLTDEEDEDEDFEEESDDDDTAALLAELEKIKKERAEEQARKEQEQKAEEERIRMENILSGNPLLNLTGPSQPQANFKVKRRWDDDVVFKNCAKGVDDQKKDKRFVNDTLRSEFHKKFMEKYIK; encoded by the exons ATGACAACAGCAGCTCGGCCAACTTTTGAACCTGCAAGAGGTGGAAGAGGAAAAGGTGAGGGTGATTTGAGCCAGCTCTCAAAGCAGTATTCAAGCAGAGACCTACCCTCTCATACAAAGATAAAATATAG ACAGACCACTCAGGATGCCCCTGAAGAGGTTCGAAACCGTGACTTCAGGAGAGAgttggaggagagagagagagctgctgcaagagaaaaaaacagagatcGGCCAACCCGAG AACATACAACCTCCTCTTCAGTGTCAAAGAAGCCTCGACTGGACCAGATTCCTGCTGCCAACCTTGATGCAGATGATCCACTAACAGAT GAGGAAGATGAAGATGAAGATTTTGAAGAGGAGAGTGATGATGACGATACTGCAGCTCTTCTTGCCGagctggaaaaaattaaaaaagaaagagctgAAGAGCAGGCCAGGAAG GAACAAGAACAAAAGGCTGAAGAAGAAAGGATTCGTATGGAAAACATTCTGAGTGGAAACCCTCTTCTTAATCTCACTGGCCCATCCCAGCCTCAGGCCAACTTCAAAGTTAAAAGAAG gtggGATGATGACGTTGTTTTCAAGAACTGTGCAAAAGGTGTAGATGATcagaagaaagacaaaagatTTGTAAATGATACGCTTCGATCTGAATTTCACAAAAAGTTCATGGAGAAATACATTAAATAG